Proteins co-encoded in one Arachis hypogaea cultivar Tifrunner chromosome 13, arahy.Tifrunner.gnm2.J5K5, whole genome shotgun sequence genomic window:
- the LOC112732952 gene encoding succinate dehydrogenase assembly factor 2, mitochondrial: MGSLRRGVINLRRFLTSSNPTASPLPRYSLSSPFSSLPPDPLSLHIDLSDEESKRRLFNRLIYRSKQRGFLELDLVLGKWVEDNVHSLDENRIRALVHVLDLENPDLWKWLSGQEKPPESVSSNPVFAAMHERVMKNLESHSSPETRATPGQPWVRGWDDIKKGRDGPIAGNQ; the protein is encoded by the exons ATGGGTTCGCTGAGACGAGGTGTTATCAACCTCCGCAGATTCCTCACTTCATCTAATCCCACCGCATCTCCTCTTCCTCGCTattctctttcttctcctttcAGCTCCCTCCCTCCCGATCCTCTCTCCCTTCATATCGATTTGTCTGACGAAGAAAGCAAAAGGCGCTTGTTTAACAG GCTAATTTATAGAAGCAAACAACGAGGGTTCTTGGAACTCGACTTGGTTCTCGGCAAATGGGTGGAGGACAATGTTCACTCCTTGGATGAAAATCGTATTCGAGCTCTCGTTCATGTCCTCGACTTG GAGAATCCAGATCTATGGAAGTGGCTATCTGGACAGGAGAAACCTCCAGAATCAGTTAGCAGTAATCCA GTTTTTGCTGCAATGCATGAAAGAGTTATGAAGAACCTTGAGAGCCATTCTTCCCCAGAAACAAGAGCAACACCTGGCCAACCATGGGTAAGGGGTTGGGATGATATCAAGAAAGGTCGGGACGGTCCCATTGCTGGGAATCAGTAG
- the LOC112732953 gene encoding calnexin homolog, whose product MGERKLTPPGIVTVLLLVCAASFQLLRASDDVDDAIFYESFDENFEGRWIVSQKEEYNGAWKHEKSEGHDDYGLLVSEKARKYAIVKELDEPVTLKDESVVLQFETRLQNGLECGGAYLKYLRPQEAGWKPKGFDNESPYSIMFGPDKCGATNKVHFIFKHKNPKTGEYVEHHLKYPPSVPSDKLTHVYTAILKPDNELRILIDGEEKKKANFLSSEDFEPALIPPKTIPDPDDNKPEDWDERAKIPDPNAVKPDDWDEDAPMEILDEEAEKPEGWLDDEPEEIDDPEATKPEDWDDEEDGEWEAPKIDNPKCDAAPGCGEWKRPMKRNPAYKGKWHAPLIDNPAYKGIWKPRDIPNPDYFELEKPDFEPIAAIGIEIWTMQDGILFDNILIAKDDKVAASYRETTWKPKFAVEKEKQKEEEESVAASSGLADLQKKVFDLLYKIADIPFLSDYKLKIHDLIEKGEKQPNLTIGILVSVVVVFLTIFFKLIFGGKKKPASVEKPSPAPKETKANESGVENEENKEKEETSAAAPRRRTRRD is encoded by the exons ATGGGAGAACGGAAGTTAACCCCTCCGGGGATCGTTACAGTGCTTCTCCTCGTCTGCGCTGCATCGTTTCAGCTCCTCCGCGCTTCAGATGACGTCGACGACGCC ATCTTCTACGAGTCGTTCGATGAGAATTTCGAAGGCCGTTGGATTGTGTCGCAGAAGGAAGAGTACAATG GTGCGTGGAAGCATGAGAAGAGTGAGGGGCATGATGATTACGGACTTCTTGTAAGTGAGAAAGCAAGGAAGTATGCTATAGTTAAAGAACTTGATGAACCGGTGACTCTCAAGGATGAATCAGTTGTTCTTCAATTCGAGACTCGTCTTCAGAATGGTCTTGAGTGTGGTGGTGCATACCTAAAGTATCTTAGACCACAGGAGGCTGGATGGAAACCCAAAGGATTTGACAATGAATCTCCTTATTCTATCATGTTTGGTCCTGACAAGTGTGGAGCTACAAACAAGGTGCACTTCATCTTCAAGCATAAGAATCCCAAGACTGGGGAGTATGTTGAACACCATCTCAAGTATCCCCCTTCCGTTCCATCTGACAAACTAACCCATGTATACACTGCTATTCTGAAGCCTGACAATGAATTGCGTATCTTGATTGatggggaagagaagaagaaggcaaACTTCTTATCTTCGGAGGATTTTGAACCTGCTCTTATCCCTCCCAAGACAATCCCAGATCCTGATGACAATAAACCTGAGGACTGGGATGAGAGAGCTAAAATTCCAGACCCAAATGCTGTAAAGCCAGATGACTGGGATGAGGATGCACCCATGGAAATTCTTGATGAAGAAGCTGAGAAACCTGAAGGATGGTTGGATGATGAGCCTGAAGAAATTGATGACCCCGAAGCCACAAAACCAGAAGATTGGGATGACGAGGAGGATGGTGAATGGGAAGCCCCCAAAATTGATAACCCCAAGTGTGATGCCGCCCCTGGTTGCGGTGAGTGGAAGAGGCCAATGAAGAGGAATCCTGCTTACAAGGGAAAATGGCATGCCCCTCTCATTGACAACCCAGCTTATAAGGGTATATGGAAGCCACGTGATATTCCAAACCCAGACTACTTTGAACTTGAAAAGCCTGATTTTGAGCCCATTGCTGCTATTGGTATTGAGATCTGGACAATGCAAGATGGCATATTGTTTGACAATATCTTGATAGCTAAAGATGACAAGGTTGCAGCCTCTTATAGAGAGACTACATGGAAGCCTAAGTTTGCAGTTGAGAAAGAGAaacagaaggaagaagaagaatctgtggCTGCTTCAAGTGGTCTTGCAGACTTGCAG AAGAAGGTATTTGACCTCTTATACAAGATAGCTGACATTCCATTCCTGAGTGATTACAAGCTCAAAATACAT GATCTCATTGAAAAGGGTGAGAAGCAACCAAATCTCACTATTGGAATTCTCGTGTCTGTTGTGGTTGTCTTCTTGACAATCTTCTTCAAGCTCATATTTGGGGGAAAAAAGAAGCCG GCAAGCGTAGAGAAGCCAAGCCCAGCACCCAAAGAAACTAAGGCCAATGAAAGTGGCGTAGAGaatgaagaaaacaaagagaaggaGGAAACATCTGCTGCCGCACCACGTAGGAGGACAAGGCGAGATTGA
- the LOC140177695 gene encoding uncharacterized protein, whose product MAGGLALAWKDSINVQIINSGEFFVAAEVKEFGNNGFEELTTMSQQLEEKVVIAGDFNVIISQAKKESGGQKSATTIAIFINFIDRNELVDIGMVGWPFTWINRRQGEDLVKERINRYLVGMGWKLKFSNAVVHMLTESGSDHAPILMEIEPQSWHSKRRFKYQERWCGEDVVKRIVSEVWKIKVVGSAMFSLPQKLKEFGRNNEIASKSEDIAKVAEDYFCDIFTSSYLVDLNPYLEDLEPKVTASMNHRLQRPVTMDEVKRAMFSVHAQSAPGDDGFTAMFFHFFWDIVGGDVFKAMRSFFHSGRILKRFNHTQICLIPTVPDVSDITQKSKKATFGAIKDKVQKKIMHWKRSLLSSGGRHTLLRAVGKAIPIYTLSCFKLPDTLLTEIHSMLSQFWWGQKGAERRMVWIKWDTMTRPKKDGGLEIKDLRAQNLALLNKQYWRLMKYPNSTLSRMFKAKYFRYTDFLHAEIGSIPLWGWRSVLEGRKVIEKGLLWKIGSGANVHIFHDPWLPPLLPFNVPQAAVTILPNLQVYYVSALLNPDRSWNKNLIESIFPVDICNKIFSIKPTEKEDEVNWCWTKYGIYEVGS is encoded by the exons ATGGCAGGAGGACTTGCGCTAGCTTGGAAGGATAGCATCAATGTTCAAATTATAAACAGCGGGGAATTCTTTGTAGCAGCTGAAGTTAAGGAGTTCGGAAACAATGGG TTTGAGGAGCTTACAACAATGAGTCAACAACTGGAAGAAAAAGTGGTAATAGCGGGAGATTTTAATGTTATAATAAGTCAAGCGAAAAAGGAGAGTGGAGGCCAAAAATCAGCAACTACCATTGCAATATTTATTAACTTTATTGATAGAAACGAATTAGTGGATATTGGAATGGTGGGGTGGCCTTTCACGTGGATAAACCGAAGACAAGGAGAGGATTTGGTGAAGGAGAGGATTAACCGCTATTTAGTAGGGATGGGATGGAAGCTGAAGTTTTCAAATGCAGTGGTGCACATGCTCACAGAATCAGGCTCGGATCATGCTCCTATCTTGATGGAAATTGAACCTCAATCCTGGCATAGTAAAAGGCGTTTTAAATACCAGGAACGTTGGTGTGGAGAAGATGTTGTCAAAAGAATTGTCAGCGAAGTGTGGAAAATAAAAGTAGTAGGCTCGGCTATGTTCTCCTTGCCCCAAAAGTTGAAAGAAT TTGGGAGGAACAATGAGATTGCATCAAAATCGGAGGATATTGCAAAGGTAGCTGAAGACTACTTCTGcgatatttttacttcttcttaTTTGGTTGATCTGAATCCATATTTGGAGGATTTGGAGCCTAAGGTTACAGCTTCCATGAACCATAGGCTCCAAAGGCCGGTAACTATGGATGAGGTCAAAAGAGCTATGTTCAGTGTTCATGCTCAGAGTGCTCCTGGTGATGACGGGTTTACAGCTatgttttttcactttttctgggaTATAGTTGGAGGTGACGTTTTTAAGGCAATGCGAAGTTTCTTTCACAGTGGCAGAATTCTAAAAAGATTCAACCATactcaaatttgtttgattccaacgGTGCCAGATGTCAGTGACATTACTCAA aaatcaaagaaagcaaCCTTTGGAGCTATCAAGGATAAAGTTCAGAAGAAGATTATGCATTGGAAAAGAAGTTTATTGTCCTCAGGTGGCAGGCACACGCTATTGAGAGCAGTGGGGAAAGCGATTCCTATTTACACACTCTCTTGTTTCAAGCTCCCGGATACGCTGTTAACTGAGATTCATAGCATGCTCTCGCAATTTTGGTGGGGTCAAAAAGGCGCAGAACGAAGAATGGTTTGGATTAAATGGGACACAATGACGAGACCAAAGAAAGATGGAGGGTTGGAGATCAAAGATCTAAGGGCACAAAATTTGGCCTTATTGAACAAGCAATATTGGCGTCTAATGAAATACCCTAATTCTACACTGTCAAGAATGTTCAAAGCTAAATATTTCAGATATACAGATTTCTTACATGCAGAGATAGGAAGCATACCGTTGTGGGGTTGGAGAAGTGTTCTTGAAGGCCGCAAGGTGATTGAGAAAGGCTTGTTATGGAAAATAGGCTCTGGTGCTAATGTCCACATCTTCCATGATCCCTGGCTCCCACCACTATTGCCCTTTAATGTCCCTCAAGCTGCAGTGACAATCTTACCGAATCTGCAAGTGTATTATGTTAGTGCGCTACTAAATCCTGATAGAAGCTGGAACAAAAACCTGATTGAGTCAATTTTTCCGGTTGatatatgcaataaaattttttccATCAAACCAACAGAGAAGGAGGATGAAGTTAATTGGTGTTGGACAAAATATGGTATATATGAAGTTGGGTCATGA